A genomic window from Silene latifolia isolate original U9 population chromosome Y, ASM4854445v1, whole genome shotgun sequence includes:
- the LOC141632172 gene encoding uncharacterized protein LOC141632172: MAVAREYKGSKKRVIVDLEQVRYIPLYRRTSVRSLACAMNLIARPRISSDGEVSFDGKIGIFPFSCVVPAKRSSKNRDKGTLETRPIERITKAVIKACMIEKVIPAIKAKWPERRGRKIFIRQDNSRPHISPNDLDFKAAATSDGWDMELICQPPNSPDLNILDLGLFRSIQTLQHEKAPKSVVELVNAVVRSYEEVTAVILNHTWLTLQTCMNEILKKKGNNNYKIPHMGKKRNMKDVNEMQLTASKHIHI; encoded by the exons ATGGCGGTGGCAAGAGAGTACAAAGGGTCAAAGAAAAGGGTTATCGTTGACTTAGAACAAGTAAGGTATATTCCTCTTTATAGAAGAACTAGTGTTAGGTCACTTGCTTGTGCTATGAACCTTA TTGCAAGACCAAGAATATCTAGTGATGGGGAGGTTAGTTTTGATGGGAAAATTGGAATTTTCCCTTTTAGTTGTGTTGTTCCAGCTAAGAGATCGAGTAAGAATAGGGATAAAGGTACACTTGAAACACGACCTATCGAACGTATCACAAAGGCTGTCATCAAAGCATGTATGATAGAGAAAGTGATACCAGCTATTAAAGCTAAGTGGCCGGAAAGACGAGGCAGAAAAATATTCATCCGACAAGATAATTCTAGGCCGCATATATCACCAAATGACCTCGACTTCAAGGCTGCCGCAACATCAGATGGTTGGGATATGGAACTGATTTGCCAACCACCCAACAGCCCCGACCTTAACATACTAGATCTAGGTCTTTTTAGGAGTATTCAGACACTTCAACATGAAAAGGCACCAAAATCAGTTGTGGAGTTGGTAAATGCAGTTGTAAGGTCTTATGAGGAGGTGACAGCAGTTATTCTGAACCATACTTGGCTGACACTTCAGACATGTATGAACGAGATCTTGAAGAAAAAGGGAAATAACAACTATAAGATCCCTCATATGGGGAAGAAAAG GAACATGAAAGACGTCAATGAAATGCAATTAACAGCAAGCAAACACATTCACATCTAA